One genomic segment of Bacteroides caccae includes these proteins:
- a CDS encoding adenine phosphoribosyltransferase produces MIMSKETLIKSIREIPDFPIPGILFYDVTTLFKDPWCLQELSDVMYEMYKDKGITKVVGIESRGFIMGPILATRLNAGFIPIRKPGKLPAETIEESYDKEYGKDTVQIHKDALDENDVVLLHDDLLATGGTMKAACELVKKLKPKKVYINFIIELKDLNGKSVFGDDVEVESVLTL; encoded by the coding sequence ATGATTATGAGCAAAGAAACGCTAATTAAAAGTATCCGGGAAATTCCCGACTTTCCGATTCCGGGAATCCTGTTTTACGATGTAACCACATTGTTCAAAGATCCGTGGTGCTTGCAAGAATTATCGGACGTTATGTACGAGATGTATAAGGATAAAGGTATCACCAAAGTTGTAGGTATAGAATCAAGAGGATTCATCATGGGACCGATTCTGGCTACCCGACTCAATGCTGGCTTCATCCCTATCCGTAAACCCGGAAAACTTCCCGCAGAAACTATTGAAGAAAGCTATGACAAAGAATACGGAAAAGACACAGTGCAGATTCACAAAGATGCATTGGATGAAAACGATGTAGTACTGCTGCATGACGACTTACTGGCAACGGGCGGAACAATGAAAGCAGCCTGCGAACTGGTGAAGAAATTGAAACCGAAGAAAGTATATATCAACTTTATCATCGAACTGAAAGACCTCAACGGAAAATCAGTATTCGGAGATGATGTAGAAGTAGAATCCGTATTGACTTTATAA
- a CDS encoding RNA polymerase sigma-70 factor, with translation MSDRIDTIVAGVNRKDEKTWGDFYDRFYAALCVYVSKILPIPDAVEDLVQEVFISVWEGKRTFSDIKELTNYLYRACYNNTLLYIRNNQIHDSILSSLAEECRQDEDMIYALTVKEEIIRQLYFHIEELPPEQRRIILLRIEGYTWEEIAERLEISINTVKTQKSRSYKFLREKLGDSIHSIILCLFF, from the coding sequence ATGAGTGATAGAATTGACACCATAGTAGCAGGAGTTAACCGGAAGGATGAAAAGACGTGGGGCGATTTCTACGATCGTTTTTATGCTGCTCTATGTGTTTATGTTTCCAAGATATTGCCAATTCCCGATGCAGTTGAAGATTTGGTACAGGAAGTCTTTATTTCCGTATGGGAGGGTAAGCGTACCTTCTCTGATATTAAAGAGCTTACCAATTATCTTTATCGTGCCTGTTATAATAATACCTTATTATATATACGCAATAATCAGATTCATGATAGTATTCTAAGTTCCCTTGCTGAAGAATGTCGGCAAGACGAGGATATGATTTATGCATTGACAGTGAAAGAAGAGATCATCCGTCAGTTGTATTTCCATATTGAAGAACTTCCGCCTGAGCAACGCCGGATCATTCTGTTGAGAATCGAAGGGTATACTTGGGAAGAAATAGCGGAACGTCTGGAAATAAGTATCAATACCGTTAAAACTCAAAAGAGCCGTAGCTATAAATTTCTTCGTGAAAAGCTGGGAGACTCTATTCATTCTATAATTCTCTGTTTATTTTTCTAA
- the uvrC gene encoding excinuclease ABC subunit UvrC: MNTEAENKTNKYLKGIVANLPEKPGIYQYLNAEGTIIYVGKAKNLKKRVYSYFSKEHEPGKTRVLVSKIADIRYIVVNTEEDALLLENNLIKKYKPRYNVLLKDDKTYPSICVQNEYFPRIFRTRKIIRNGSSYYGPYSHIPSMYAVLDLIKHLYPLRTCSLNLTPENIRAGKFNVCLEYHIKNCAGPCIGLQSQEEYLKNIDEIKEILKGNTQEISRMLLEKMQTLAGEMKFEEAQKIKEKYLLIENYRSKSEVVSAVLHNIDVFSIEEDDSNSAFINYLHITNGAINQAFTFEYKKKLNESKEELLTLGIIEMRERYKSRSREIIVPFELDLELNNVVFTVPQRGDKKKLLDLSILNVKQYKADRMKQAEKLNPEQRSMRLMKEIQQELHLERPPLQIECFDNSNIQGSDAVAACVVFKKAKPSKKDYRKYNIKTVVGPDDYASMKEVVKRRYQRAIEESSPLPDLIITDGGKGQMEVVREVIEDELGLNIPIAGLAKDNRHRTSELLFGFPPQTIGIKQHTPLFRLLTQIQDEVHRFAISFHRDKRSKRQVASALDSIKGIGEKTKTALLKEFKSVKRIKEASLEDISAIIGEAKAKTVKEGLNNE, encoded by the coding sequence ATGAATACAGAAGCGGAAAACAAAACCAATAAATACTTGAAAGGAATCGTGGCAAACCTTCCTGAAAAGCCGGGAATCTACCAGTACCTGAATGCGGAAGGAACGATTATATACGTTGGAAAGGCTAAAAACCTGAAGAAAAGGGTATACTCTTATTTCAGCAAAGAACACGAGCCGGGAAAGACACGGGTATTGGTAAGCAAGATAGCTGATATACGGTATATCGTGGTGAACACAGAGGAAGATGCACTGCTATTGGAAAATAATCTGATCAAGAAATATAAGCCGCGTTATAACGTCTTATTAAAGGATGACAAGACTTACCCTTCGATCTGTGTACAGAACGAATATTTTCCCAGGATATTCAGAACCCGGAAGATTATCAGAAACGGCTCATCTTATTATGGTCCGTACAGCCATATCCCCTCGATGTATGCAGTGCTGGACTTGATAAAGCATTTATATCCGTTACGTACCTGTTCTTTAAACCTCACTCCGGAGAACATACGGGCCGGGAAGTTCAATGTATGCCTCGAATATCATATAAAGAACTGTGCAGGACCCTGCATCGGGCTTCAGTCACAAGAAGAATATCTAAAAAACATCGATGAAATCAAAGAGATTCTAAAAGGGAATACGCAGGAAATTAGTCGTATGCTACTGGAGAAGATGCAGACTTTGGCCGGTGAAATGAAGTTTGAGGAAGCACAGAAGATTAAAGAGAAATATCTTTTGATAGAGAACTACCGTTCCAAATCAGAAGTGGTAAGCGCCGTACTACATAATATAGATGTCTTTTCGATCGAGGAGGATGACAGCAATTCCGCATTTATCAATTATCTGCATATCACAAACGGAGCAATCAACCAGGCATTTACTTTCGAATATAAAAAGAAGTTGAATGAATCCAAGGAGGAATTGCTGACGCTCGGCATTATCGAAATGAGAGAACGTTATAAAAGCCGGTCACGGGAGATTATCGTCCCCTTCGAACTTGACCTGGAATTAAATAATGTCGTTTTCACCGTTCCCCAACGGGGTGATAAGAAGAAATTGCTGGATCTTTCTATCCTGAACGTGAAGCAATACAAGGCCGACCGCATGAAACAGGCGGAGAAACTGAATCCTGAACAGAGAAGTATGCGCCTGATGAAAGAAATACAGCAAGAACTGCATTTGGAGAGACCGCCCTTGCAGATTGAATGTTTTGATAACTCGAACATACAGGGATCGGACGCAGTGGCAGCTTGCGTGGTATTCAAAAAGGCCAAACCTTCGAAGAAAGATTACCGGAAATACAATATAAAGACAGTAGTGGGGCCTGATGATTATGCTTCGATGAAAGAAGTCGTAAAAAGGCGTTATCAGCGCGCAATAGAAGAAAGTTCGCCGTTGCCCGACCTGATCATTACCGACGGTGGGAAAGGGCAAATGGAGGTCGTCAGAGAGGTCATTGAGGACGAACTAGGGTTGAATATCCCTATTGCCGGATTGGCTAAAGACAATCGCCACCGCACGTCTGAATTGCTATTCGGGTTTCCTCCGCAAACTATCGGGATCAAACAACACACTCCCCTGTTCCGGTTGCTGACACAAATACAGGATGAAGTACACCGCTTTGCGATTAGTTTTCATCGCGACAAACGTAGCAAAAGACAGGTTGCATCTGCATTGGATAGCATCAAAGGCATCGGGGAAAAGACTAAAACAGCTCTTTTGAAAGAATTTAAGAGTGTAAAGCGGATAAAAGAGGCGTCGCTAGAGGACATCAGCGCTATTATTGGGGAAGCGAAGGCCAAGACGGTGAAGGAAGGATTGAATAATGAATAA
- the mnmG gene encoding tRNA uridine-5-carboxymethylaminomethyl(34) synthesis enzyme MnmG, whose translation MDFKYDVIVIGAGHAGCEAAAAAANLGSKTCLITMDMNKIGQMSCNPAVGGIAKGQIVREIDALGGQMGLVTDETAIQFRILNRSKGPAMWSPRAQCDRAKFIWSWRERLENTPNLHIWQDTVCELLVENGEVTGLVTVWGVTFKAKCIVLTAGTFLNGLMHVGRHQLPGGRMAEPASYQLTESIARHGITYGRMKTGTPVRIDARSVHFDQMETQDGECDFHKFSFMNTSTRHLKQLQCWTCYTNEEVHRILRDGLPDSPLFNGQIQSIGPRYCPSIETKIVTFPDKDQHQLFLEPEGETTQELYLNGFSSSLPMDIQIAALKKIPAFKDLVIYRPGYAIEYDYFDPTQLKHTLESKVIKNLFFAGQVNGTTGYEEAGGQGAIAGINAHINCHGGEEFTLARDEAYIGVLIDDLVTKGVDEPYRMFTSRAEYRILLRMDDADMRLTERAYKLGLAKEDRYRLMKSKKEAVEQIISFARNYSMKPALINDALEKIGTTPLRQGCKLIEILNRPQVTIENIAEHIPAFQRELEKVTSANQDRKEEILEAAEILIKYQGYIDRERMIAEKLARLESIKIKGKFDYSSIQSLSTEARQKLTKIDPETIAQASRIPGVSPSDINVLLVLSGR comes from the coding sequence ATGGATTTTAAGTACGACGTTATCGTAATCGGTGCCGGACATGCAGGCTGTGAAGCAGCAGCCGCAGCAGCAAATTTAGGTTCCAAGACTTGTCTCATCACAATGGACATGAACAAGATTGGACAGATGAGTTGCAACCCGGCCGTAGGAGGAATCGCCAAAGGACAAATAGTACGTGAGATAGATGCACTGGGTGGACAAATGGGATTGGTGACAGATGAAACAGCTATTCAGTTCCGAATCTTAAACCGTTCAAAAGGCCCCGCCATGTGGAGTCCTCGTGCCCAATGCGACCGCGCCAAGTTTATCTGGTCATGGCGCGAGAGACTGGAAAACACCCCCAACCTTCATATTTGGCAAGATACTGTATGCGAACTTCTCGTTGAAAACGGAGAGGTGACAGGACTCGTCACCGTCTGGGGAGTTACTTTCAAAGCAAAGTGCATCGTACTGACTGCGGGAACTTTCCTCAACGGACTGATGCACGTAGGACGCCACCAACTACCAGGCGGAAGAATGGCCGAACCGGCTTCCTATCAACTGACCGAATCTATCGCCCGCCATGGGATTACTTACGGAAGAATGAAGACCGGAACTCCGGTACGTATCGACGCACGCAGCGTGCACTTCGACCAAATGGAAACGCAAGACGGAGAATGTGACTTCCACAAGTTCTCTTTCATGAATACAAGTACACGTCATTTGAAACAACTCCAATGCTGGACATGCTATACAAATGAAGAAGTACATCGGATTTTACGTGATGGATTGCCGGACTCTCCCCTTTTCAACGGACAAATTCAAAGTATCGGCCCACGCTATTGCCCCAGCATAGAGACCAAGATTGTGACTTTCCCCGACAAAGACCAGCATCAGCTTTTCCTCGAACCGGAAGGAGAAACGACACAGGAATTATACCTCAATGGATTCTCCTCTTCGCTTCCAATGGATATACAGATTGCTGCCTTGAAAAAGATTCCCGCTTTCAAAGACTTGGTTATTTATCGTCCGGGATATGCAATTGAATATGACTACTTCGATCCGACACAATTAAAACATACGCTGGAATCGAAAGTTATTAAAAACTTGTTCTTTGCCGGACAAGTAAACGGAACCACCGGCTACGAAGAGGCCGGAGGACAAGGAGCAATAGCCGGAATCAATGCACACATTAATTGCCATGGTGGAGAAGAATTTACGTTGGCACGCGATGAAGCATATATCGGCGTATTAATCGACGATTTAGTTACCAAGGGAGTTGACGAACCTTACCGGATGTTTACTTCACGCGCAGAATACAGGATTCTGCTCCGTATGGACGATGCAGACATGAGACTTACCGAACGGGCATACAAACTCGGATTAGCCAAGGAAGACCGTTATCGGTTGATGAAAAGCAAAAAGGAAGCTGTGGAACAGATTATTTCTTTCGCACGAAATTATTCGATGAAACCGGCACTAATTAATGATGCGCTCGAAAAGATAGGAACAACTCCCCTACGTCAAGGTTGCAAATTAATTGAAATATTGAACCGTCCGCAGGTGACGATAGAGAACATAGCCGAACACATTCCGGCATTTCAACGGGAACTGGAAAAAGTAACAAGTGCCAACCAAGACCGTAAAGAAGAAATTTTGGAAGCTGCCGAAATCTTAATCAAATATCAAGGTTATATTGACAGAGAGCGAATGATAGCAGAAAAGCTGGCACGCCTGGAAAGTATAAAGATAAAAGGTAAGTTTGACTATTCTTCTATCCAGTCCCTATCCACCGAAGCTCGCCAAAAGCTGACTAAAATAGATCCGGAGACCATTGCCCAAGCGAGCCGGATTCCGGGAGTATCGCCAAGCGACATCAACGTGTTGCTGGTACTTTCGGGCCGGTAA